The proteins below come from a single Pandoraea apista genomic window:
- a CDS encoding LysR substrate-binding domain-containing protein produces MQRPREQIDAYLLRVLHTLLTEQSVSRAALKLGQSQPAISNSLRRLREITGDAILVRGKSGMVATERGRELLGYATDALAAIERITHPTTEFAPQTTTRAFRLGAPDYLDAVFLPNIAEVLRRDAPSARLHVQPINAGFDYAGALENGSLDVVIGNWLEPPPQLHMSRLFDDEVVCMLGAQHPLANKGISLKHYLELPHLAPTPYVAERQSFIDGCLAEQGLRRNIQMTMPYFGLVPYVLMRTDLVFTTGRQFAQHYARYLPIRVLPSPFAFPPMRFYQLWHERTHAAPEVTWLRRRVAEVATELDAVSGGAEVPVVARP; encoded by the coding sequence ATGCAAAGACCCCGCGAACAGATCGACGCCTACCTGCTGCGGGTACTTCATACGCTGCTCACCGAACAAAGCGTTTCGCGCGCGGCGCTCAAGCTCGGCCAGTCGCAGCCCGCCATCAGCAACTCGTTGCGCCGTCTGCGCGAGATCACCGGAGACGCCATTCTGGTGCGCGGCAAGAGCGGCATGGTGGCCACCGAGCGCGGCCGGGAACTGCTGGGCTACGCCACCGATGCGCTCGCCGCCATCGAGCGCATTACCCATCCCACCACCGAATTCGCGCCGCAGACCACGACCCGGGCGTTCCGGCTCGGGGCGCCCGACTATCTCGACGCCGTTTTCCTGCCCAATATCGCCGAAGTGCTGCGCCGCGACGCGCCCTCGGCGCGCCTGCACGTCCAGCCGATCAATGCCGGCTTCGACTATGCCGGCGCGCTGGAGAACGGCTCGCTCGACGTGGTGATCGGCAACTGGCTCGAGCCGCCGCCGCAATTACACATGTCGCGGTTGTTCGACGACGAAGTGGTTTGCATGCTTGGCGCGCAGCATCCGCTCGCGAACAAGGGCATCTCGCTTAAGCATTATCTGGAATTGCCGCATCTGGCGCCTACGCCTTACGTGGCGGAGCGTCAGAGTTTCATCGACGGATGTCTGGCGGAGCAGGGCTTGCGTCGCAATATTCAGATGACGATGCCGTATTTCGGGCTCGTGCCCTACGTGCTCATGCGTACCGATCTGGTCTTTACGACGGGACGGCAGTTTGCACAGCACTACGCGCGGTACCTGCCGATTCGTGTCTTGCCGTCGCCATTCGCCTTTCCGCCCATGCGCTTTTATCAGCTATGGCACGAGCGCACGCATGCCGCGCCGGAGGTGACCTGGCTGCGCCGGCGAGTGGCCGAGGTGGCGACGGAACTGGATGCCGTGAGCGGCGGTGCGGAAGTGCCGGTCGTGGCGCGGCCCTGA
- a CDS encoding disulfide bond formation protein B, with translation MNTQIDPALRRERRLYLLLTVVCLALLGGALYFQYVRHEDPCPLCILTRYALVLIAIFGLIGALARGWAGIQFARVLAALSAIGGMAASGYLVYVQANPLVSCGYDVVEAFVDALPTSRMFPQVFQVQGMCQTMYPPILGLTLPMWSLAAFVVIFLALALHRPRRAISLR, from the coding sequence ATGAACACTCAAATCGACCCGGCCCTGCGCCGCGAACGCCGGCTGTACCTCCTGCTCACCGTCGTCTGTCTCGCCTTGCTGGGCGGGGCACTGTACTTCCAGTACGTGCGCCACGAAGACCCGTGTCCGCTCTGCATTCTCACGCGTTATGCGCTGGTGCTGATCGCAATCTTCGGTCTGATCGGTGCGCTCGCGCGCGGCTGGGCAGGTATTCAGTTCGCACGTGTGCTCGCCGCGCTATCGGCCATTGGGGGCATGGCGGCGTCGGGCTATCTGGTGTACGTGCAAGCGAATCCGTTGGTGAGCTGCGGATATGACGTGGTAGAAGCGTTTGTCGATGCTTTGCCGACGTCGCGCATGTTTCCGCAGGTGTTTCAGGTGCAGGGAATGTGCCAGACGATGTACCCGCCGATTCTCGGCCTCACGCTCCCGATGTGGTCGCTCGCCGCGTTTGTCGTGATTTTCCTGGCGCTGGCGTTGCACCGTCCTCGCCGCGCGATTTCGTTGCGCTAA
- a CDS encoding amidase, whose amino-acid sequence MSTDAIDLQRPLSELAAALDAARTTSRALTEQALARIADPAGQGSVVFTHVDAQAARHAADGIDALRRAGVRLSPLMGIPVSVKDLFDVAGQVTRAGSKVLSGAAPAQRDALAVARLRQAGAVIIGRTNMTEFAFSGLGLNPHYGTPRSPWQREAGHIAGGSSSGAAASVADGMAAVGLGTDTGGSIRIPSAFCGLTGFKPTAARTPRDGALPLSTSLDSVGPIGRSVDCCARVDAILSGHSVDETPAEPRAIRGMRFGILTNFVLDGAEPAAIAIYERALAALAKAGATLVEFSFTPFDGLPAMNRFGFSPIEAYAWHRKLIAGHAQDYDPRVLVRIRKGEPASAADYIDLLNARANLIAAANPVWQSFDAVLCPTVPLTPPAIAPLEASDDTFTATNALVLRNPTAINMIDGCAFSLPCQAKGEAPIGLMASGAAGSDARLFPVARAIEHALRSAGLGG is encoded by the coding sequence ATGAGCACCGACGCCATCGACCTGCAACGCCCCTTGTCCGAACTCGCCGCCGCGCTCGACGCCGCTCGCACCACCAGCCGCGCGCTGACCGAGCAGGCGCTCGCCCGCATCGCCGATCCCGCCGGGCAAGGCAGCGTCGTTTTCACACACGTCGACGCCCAGGCCGCCCGTCACGCCGCCGACGGCATCGACGCCCTGCGACGCGCCGGTGTCCGCCTGTCGCCGCTGATGGGCATTCCTGTGTCGGTGAAAGATCTGTTCGACGTTGCCGGACAGGTCACGCGTGCGGGGTCCAAAGTCCTCTCCGGCGCCGCCCCGGCCCAGCGCGACGCGCTTGCCGTGGCGCGGCTGCGTCAGGCGGGCGCGGTGATTATCGGTCGCACCAACATGACCGAATTCGCGTTCTCGGGCCTGGGTCTGAATCCCCACTACGGCACGCCGCGCTCACCGTGGCAACGCGAAGCCGGTCATATTGCCGGCGGTTCGTCGTCGGGGGCCGCCGCGTCGGTGGCCGACGGCATGGCCGCCGTCGGACTCGGCACCGACACCGGCGGCTCGATCCGCATTCCCTCGGCCTTCTGCGGCCTGACGGGATTCAAGCCAACGGCCGCCCGCACGCCACGCGACGGCGCGCTGCCGCTCTCGACGTCGCTGGACTCGGTCGGCCCCATCGGTCGCTCGGTCGACTGTTGCGCGCGGGTCGACGCCATCCTGAGCGGCCATAGCGTTGACGAAACGCCCGCCGAACCGCGTGCCATTCGTGGCATGCGGTTCGGCATCTTGACGAATTTCGTGCTGGACGGTGCGGAACCTGCCGCCATTGCGATTTACGAGCGCGCTCTCGCTGCACTCGCCAAGGCTGGCGCCACGCTCGTGGAGTTCAGTTTCACCCCGTTCGACGGCCTGCCCGCGATGAACCGCTTCGGCTTCTCGCCTATCGAGGCTTATGCGTGGCATCGCAAGCTGATCGCCGGGCATGCACAGGATTACGACCCGCGCGTGCTGGTGCGCATTCGCAAGGGCGAACCGGCCAGCGCCGCCGATTACATCGACCTGCTGAATGCCCGCGCCAACCTCATCGCTGCGGCAAATCCCGTCTGGCAGAGCTTCGACGCCGTGCTGTGCCCGACCGTGCCGCTCACGCCGCCGGCCATTGCACCGCTCGAAGCGAGCGACGACACCTTCACGGCAACGAATGCGCTGGTGCTGCGCAACCCTACCGCCATCAACATGATCGACGGCTGCGCGTTTTCCTTGCCTTGTCAGGCCAAGGGGGAAGCCCCTATCGGACTGATGGCGAGCGGCGCAGCCGGCAGCGACGCCCGCCTGTTCCCGGTTGCCCGTGCCATCGAACACGCCCTGCGCTCGGCGGGTCTGGGCGGTTGA
- a CDS encoding GntR family transcriptional regulator, whose protein sequence is MDSPAATDNRSLTERAYDAIKHDIITLRLRPGEPLNEAQLMQSTGLGRTPVHQAMHRLALEGLLVILPRKGAMVAPVSLNDALEIIDVRMINETYCVALAARAATPDDLAAIEAVLARSRDAIATQDVAAMMRIDRDFHLAISHASRNQTLAELLRGLHERSLRFWFLALSTPSHLEDVYEEHLELFEALVAHDAERARRAITRHIEEFRTHILKAI, encoded by the coding sequence ATGGATTCACCCGCCGCCACCGACAACCGAAGCCTCACGGAGCGTGCTTACGACGCCATCAAGCACGACATCATCACGCTACGTTTGCGCCCCGGCGAACCCCTCAACGAAGCCCAGTTGATGCAGTCGACAGGACTGGGACGCACGCCCGTGCATCAGGCCATGCATCGGCTCGCACTGGAAGGGTTACTGGTCATTCTGCCGCGCAAAGGTGCGATGGTCGCGCCTGTCTCGCTCAACGACGCCCTCGAGATCATCGACGTGCGCATGATCAACGAGACGTACTGCGTGGCGCTGGCGGCACGCGCCGCCACACCGGACGACCTCGCCGCCATCGAGGCGGTGCTGGCGCGCTCGCGCGATGCGATTGCCACGCAGGACGTGGCGGCCATGATGCGCATCGACCGCGACTTCCATCTGGCGATCTCGCACGCCTCGCGCAATCAAACGCTCGCGGAGCTGTTGCGCGGGTTGCACGAACGCTCGCTGCGCTTCTGGTTTCTTGCGCTGTCCACGCCAAGTCATCTGGAAGATGTCTACGAGGAGCATCTCGAGTTGTTCGAAGCGCTCGTTGCGCACGACGCCGAGCGCGCCCGCCGCGCGATTACCCGGCATATCGAAGAATTCCGCACTCACATTCTGAAAGCGATCTGA
- a CDS encoding cation:proton antiporter codes for MHHAIDFIQDLAVIMLLAGIVTVIFNRFRQPVVLGYIVAGVIIGPYTPPFALIHDEKTIGILAELGVVFLMFSLGLEFSLRKLARVGVTAFVAAITEIVLMLWLGYEIGRFFGWKAMDSIFLGAMLAVSSTTIIVKALDELGMKRERFAQLIFGVLIVEDVLAIGMIALLSGIAISGSVDAGEATFTLGKLLLFMVVSLVVGILLVPRILGYVAKFKSDEMLLIVVLGLCFGFCLLVIQMGYSVALGAFLIGAIMAEARELHTIERLVAPLRDMFSAVFFVTIGLLLDPHVLVTYVWPILVITLAVVIGKIVSCGLGAYLSGQDGRTSMRVGMGLSQIGEFSFIIASLGLSLKVTSDFLYPIAVAVSVITTLLTPYLIKSADPVTGWLGRAMPGRLSYVLGQYTQWLQSIQLTGDSAALVTIVRRIVVSVAINLALVVTIFLGGAFFYRRLADLMSPWVGDPSLQSAVVWGGALVLSLPFLIAVYRKLKSLSLLLVELSVPPSLTGRYTLQVRRVVAEILPIAAMVGVILLVAALSASILPSTEMIALIVSGTVVLAIVMRSWFVRMHAKLQIALKETLEHQPDGEQHGNGPPSH; via the coding sequence ATGCATCACGCCATCGACTTCATTCAGGATCTGGCCGTCATCATGCTGCTGGCGGGCATTGTGACGGTCATCTTCAACCGGTTCCGGCAGCCGGTCGTACTCGGCTATATCGTGGCGGGGGTGATCATCGGCCCGTACACACCGCCGTTCGCATTGATACACGACGAGAAGACCATCGGCATTCTGGCCGAACTCGGCGTGGTGTTCCTGATGTTTTCGCTGGGGTTGGAATTCAGCTTGCGCAAGCTCGCGCGAGTGGGCGTGACGGCATTCGTGGCAGCGATCACCGAGATCGTGCTGATGCTTTGGCTGGGCTACGAGATCGGCCGCTTCTTCGGCTGGAAGGCGATGGATTCGATCTTCCTCGGCGCCATGCTCGCTGTCTCGTCGACCACCATTATCGTGAAGGCGCTCGACGAACTGGGCATGAAGCGCGAGCGCTTCGCTCAGCTCATTTTCGGCGTACTTATCGTTGAAGATGTGCTGGCCATCGGCATGATCGCGCTGCTCTCGGGCATTGCCATCAGCGGTTCGGTCGATGCCGGTGAGGCCACCTTCACGCTGGGCAAGCTGCTGCTGTTCATGGTGGTGTCGCTCGTGGTGGGCATTCTGCTCGTGCCGCGCATTCTCGGCTACGTGGCGAAGTTCAAGAGCGACGAGATGTTGCTGATCGTCGTGCTGGGCCTGTGCTTCGGCTTCTGTCTGCTGGTCATTCAGATGGGTTACAGCGTGGCGCTTGGCGCGTTCCTGATCGGCGCCATCATGGCCGAAGCGCGGGAGTTGCACACGATCGAACGGCTGGTAGCCCCGCTGCGCGACATGTTCAGCGCCGTGTTCTTCGTCACCATCGGTCTGCTGCTTGACCCGCATGTCCTCGTGACCTACGTTTGGCCGATTCTGGTTATTACCCTGGCGGTCGTGATCGGCAAGATTGTGTCGTGCGGCCTGGGCGCGTATCTCTCGGGGCAAGACGGGCGTACATCGATGCGCGTGGGCATGGGGCTGTCGCAGATCGGCGAGTTCTCGTTCATCATTGCGTCGCTCGGGCTCTCGCTCAAGGTGACAAGCGACTTTCTCTATCCGATTGCCGTGGCCGTGTCGGTCATCACAACGCTGCTCACGCCGTATCTGATCAAGAGCGCCGATCCGGTGACCGGGTGGCTCGGCCGTGCAATGCCGGGGCGTCTGTCCTATGTGCTCGGGCAGTACACGCAGTGGCTGCAAAGCATTCAACTGACGGGCGACAGCGCGGCGCTCGTCACCATCGTGCGACGCATCGTGGTGAGCGTTGCGATCAATCTGGCGCTGGTCGTCACGATCTTCCTTGGCGGCGCGTTTTTCTACCGGCGGCTGGCCGATCTGATGTCGCCGTGGGTGGGCGACCCGAGCCTGCAAAGCGCCGTGGTCTGGGGGGGCGCACTGGTGCTGTCGTTGCCGTTCCTGATTGCGGTGTACCGCAAGCTCAAGTCGCTCTCGCTGCTGCTCGTGGAGTTGTCGGTGCCGCCGAGCCTGACGGGCCGGTACACGCTTCAGGTGCGCCGCGTAGTGGCCGAGATTCTGCCGATTGCCGCGATGGTCGGAGTGATTCTGCTGGTGGCGGCTTTGTCAGCGAGTATTTTGCCGTCGACAGAAATGATCGCGCTGATCGTTTCGGGCACCGTGGTGCTGGCTATCGTAATGCGGAGCTGGTTCGTGCGCATGCACGCCAAGCTCCAGATCGCCCTGAAGGAGACGCTCGAACACCAACCGGATGGCGAGCAGCACGGCAACGGTCCGCCTTCGCATTGA
- a CDS encoding PaaI family thioesterase, protein MSIQPAAATVLAQWEADEAAVRERLARNGPLRYGVATPSDVIGLSGLEIFQAMFDGKLPMPPISETLGFLAIEIANGRAVFQGRPALPYYNPLGSIHGGWYATLLDSAVACAIHSTLPVGRSYTTLELKTNMVRALTRDVPCVRAEGNVIQVGRQVGIAEGRIVGPDGTLYAHATTTCLIFDLPTRKA, encoded by the coding sequence ATGAGTATTCAACCGGCTGCCGCTACCGTACTGGCGCAATGGGAAGCTGACGAAGCCGCTGTGCGAGAACGACTCGCCCGCAATGGTCCGTTACGCTACGGCGTTGCAACACCCTCCGACGTGATCGGTCTGAGCGGCCTGGAGATCTTTCAGGCGATGTTCGACGGCAAGCTGCCCATGCCGCCGATCAGTGAAACGCTCGGCTTCCTGGCGATCGAAATCGCGAACGGCCGCGCCGTCTTTCAGGGCAGGCCTGCATTGCCGTATTACAACCCGCTCGGTTCCATCCACGGGGGTTGGTACGCCACCCTGCTGGACTCTGCCGTTGCCTGCGCCATTCATTCGACCTTGCCCGTCGGGCGTAGCTACACCACGCTCGAACTCAAGACCAACATGGTCCGCGCCCTCACGCGCGACGTTCCCTGCGTGCGCGCCGAAGGCAACGTCATTCAGGTGGGGCGTCAGGTCGGCATCGCCGAAGGCCGCATCGTGGGCCCCGACGGCACGCTCTACGCACACGCCACGACCACCTGCCTGATCTTCGACCTCCCGACACGCAAAGCGTAA
- the ribB gene encoding 3,4-dihydroxy-2-butanone-4-phosphate synthase — protein MSVITRTTQAAPQDIASANRASATDDLHAYPAFTNLPPVEVRLAASLQAMREGRPVILMDDLDRENEADLIVAAEKITPATMAMLIRECSGIVCLCLPDETLRRLDLPPMVEQNQSRYGTAFTVTIEARQGVSTGVSAADRVTTIRAAIADDAQPSDLSRPGHVFPLRAQPGGVLTRRGHTEGSVDLAILAGLKPAAVLCELMNPDGTMTRGADIERFAEQHGLPILTIDELANYRLHHAQAA, from the coding sequence ATGTCCGTTATCACCCGCACGACCCAAGCAGCACCGCAAGACATCGCATCGGCCAATAGGGCCAGCGCGACCGACGATCTGCACGCCTACCCGGCCTTTACGAACCTGCCGCCGGTCGAAGTCCGTCTGGCAGCCTCGCTTCAGGCCATGCGCGAAGGCCGCCCGGTCATTCTGATGGACGATCTCGACCGCGAGAACGAAGCCGACCTGATCGTTGCCGCCGAGAAAATCACCCCGGCCACCATGGCCATGTTGATCCGTGAGTGCAGCGGCATCGTCTGTCTGTGTCTGCCCGATGAGACCCTGCGCCGTCTCGATCTGCCGCCGATGGTCGAGCAGAATCAAAGCCGCTACGGCACCGCATTCACCGTGACTATCGAAGCGCGTCAAGGCGTGAGCACCGGTGTTTCGGCCGCCGACCGGGTGACCACGATCCGTGCCGCAATCGCCGACGACGCTCAACCCTCCGACCTGTCTCGCCCGGGCCACGTCTTCCCGCTGCGTGCGCAGCCGGGCGGTGTGCTCACCCGCCGCGGCCATACGGAGGGCTCGGTCGATCTCGCAATTCTCGCCGGCCTGAAGCCCGCCGCCGTATTGTGCGAATTGATGAACCCGGACGGTACGATGACCCGTGGTGCAGACATCGAACGCTTCGCCGAACAACACGGCCTGCCGATCCTGACCATCGACGAGTTGGCGAATTACCGTCTTCACCACGCGCAGGCGGCCTGA
- a CDS encoding heavy-metal-associated domain-containing protein: MQVQVEGMSCGHCVKAVTRAITERDAAAKVNVDLSAGRVDVESRLSPIEVSAAITDAGYTVKGTPA, from the coding sequence ATGCAAGTGCAAGTCGAAGGTATGAGCTGCGGCCATTGCGTCAAAGCCGTCACCCGGGCAATCACCGAGCGCGACGCGGCTGCCAAAGTCAACGTGGATCTGAGTGCCGGTCGCGTCGACGTCGAAAGCCGTCTCTCGCCGATCGAAGTCAGCGCAGCCATCACCGACGCCGGGTACACGGTCAAGGGCACTCCGGCCTGA